A single genomic interval of Leptospira montravelensis harbors:
- a CDS encoding phosphate ABC transporter substrate-binding protein, whose translation MKNLSLLFYILITINFVACKEKQTLKVAGSETMNSMMRYLGAEYEKVNSNVRVTVEGGGSESGIDRLRKGEIDMAVSSRDLNQAEFDDLRKTGNLEKVRLAYDGVALVVNPKNVVTKLNLMQTSDIFSGKIKNWKEVGGADAPISIVIRNDKSGTQDYFQNHILKRKDLGLNEFNEYKSNVFAKDAKIVKDNSEMSKWIQENPNSIGYMGMGSALVENKDKLKTLDYAKTIKDPYVAPSVRNVYDRKYKLARELFIIYKTDQGDKIDAFVTFLTSEQGQVAVLQSGYLRASLPEVEVSAEPVK comes from the coding sequence ATGAAAAACCTTTCTCTGCTTTTTTACATTTTGATTACAATAAACTTTGTCGCTTGTAAGGAAAAACAAACCTTAAAAGTGGCAGGTTCCGAAACCATGAACAGTATGATGCGTTATTTAGGAGCTGAATACGAAAAAGTAAATTCTAATGTTCGTGTAACAGTTGAAGGTGGCGGATCTGAATCGGGAATTGATAGACTGCGAAAAGGTGAAATTGATATGGCAGTTTCTTCTCGCGACTTAAACCAAGCTGAGTTTGATGATCTTCGTAAAACTGGCAACTTAGAAAAAGTAAGATTGGCTTACGATGGAGTTGCTCTTGTTGTGAATCCAAAGAATGTAGTAACCAAACTTAATCTAATGCAAACCTCCGACATCTTTTCCGGGAAAATTAAAAACTGGAAGGAAGTTGGTGGAGCGGATGCACCTATTTCCATCGTCATTCGTAATGATAAATCCGGAACCCAAGACTACTTTCAAAACCATATCCTCAAACGAAAAGATTTGGGTTTAAATGAGTTTAATGAATACAAATCCAATGTTTTTGCAAAAGATGCAAAAATCGTAAAAGATAATTCGGAAATGTCTAAATGGATCCAAGAAAATCCAAATAGCATCGGTTATATGGGGATGGGGTCTGCTCTTGTTGAAAACAAAGACAAACTAAAGACTTTGGATTATGCTAAAACAATAAAAGATCCTTATGTTGCGCCTTCGGTACGTAATGTTTATGATAGAAAATATAAATTAGCTCGTGAGTTATTTATCATTTATAAAACAGACCAAGGTGATAAAATTGATGCCTTTGTTACTTTTCTTACCAGCGAACAAGGTCAGGTTGCGGTTTTACAATCGGGATATTTAAGAGCATCACTTCCAGAAGTGGAAGTCTCTGCAGAGCCAGTAAAGTAA
- a CDS encoding 1-acyl-sn-glycerol-3-phosphate acyltransferase, with translation MKDLFIAPRFEFPIALGLDISFPILSKLLFNIDGVEITKEDELRLKEIKNKRVIYLSNQPTDLEPIIAYYVANKIGTRFHFMASRSIFNWGFGLVGEVIKRVGAFSVITGRLNRNAIKTTKQILAEADGKLVMYPEGMVSGENDNLVSFMPGVAQVSFWGLEAALEKDPNAELWIQPTFVKYKISGSRDSILADIETSLSRIERKLKLYPGGRTLLRRFLTVGRVILEETEFELGIPRADTEGKDFDYRLGRARHTALNLAASILGVKFHESDNAIQKLRLLFMTIESLEAGSPLSTTPKNLTDQNIRRAKQLVDTAYAFIITKPKNLIQWPSAERLMEWICSFEKHIFGKTEMRARKAHVVVAQTFSVASYYKIYQSNKKDGVQSLLTDMRKEMETLLERGKKESEPLVPPYSVGLDLQIG, from the coding sequence ATGAAAGATCTTTTTATTGCTCCACGTTTTGAGTTCCCCATTGCATTGGGCTTGGATATAAGTTTTCCTATTCTTTCCAAACTCCTTTTCAATATAGATGGAGTGGAGATAACAAAGGAAGATGAACTTCGTTTAAAAGAAATTAAAAATAAACGAGTAATATATTTATCGAACCAACCTACGGATTTAGAACCTATCATTGCTTATTACGTAGCAAATAAAATAGGAACAAGATTTCATTTTATGGCATCTCGAAGTATTTTTAATTGGGGATTTGGTTTGGTTGGCGAAGTGATCAAACGAGTAGGTGCTTTTTCAGTCATAACCGGCAGATTAAATCGTAATGCGATTAAGACCACAAAGCAGATATTAGCTGAAGCTGATGGCAAACTTGTAATGTATCCAGAAGGGATGGTTTCTGGAGAAAATGATAATTTAGTATCGTTTATGCCGGGTGTGGCTCAAGTTTCCTTTTGGGGATTAGAAGCTGCATTAGAAAAAGATCCAAATGCAGAATTGTGGATCCAACCCACCTTTGTGAAATATAAAATTTCTGGATCAAGAGATTCGATCCTTGCCGACATTGAAACTTCACTTTCTCGGATCGAACGTAAACTCAAACTTTATCCCGGTGGACGTACTTTATTAAGAAGATTTCTTACTGTTGGTCGAGTGATTTTGGAAGAAACCGAATTTGAATTAGGAATTCCACGTGCCGATACGGAAGGAAAAGATTTTGATTACCGTTTGGGAAGGGCAAGACACACAGCTCTTAATTTAGCGGCATCAATCCTTGGTGTAAAATTTCATGAATCAGACAACGCCATCCAAAAACTTAGGTTACTTTTTATGACGATAGAAAGTTTAGAGGCAGGTTCTCCTCTTTCGACTACACCAAAGAATCTTACGGATCAAAATATTCGCAGAGCCAAACAGTTGGTAGATACTGCTTATGCTTTTATCATTACCAAACCTAAGAACTTAATCCAATGGCCTTCTGCCGAACGTTTAATGGAATGGATTTGTAGTTTTGAAAAACACATATTTGGGAAAACAGAAATGAGAGCAAGGAAAGCACACGTGGTTGTTGCACAAACATTTTCAGTTGCTTCTTATTATAAAATTTACCAATCTAACAAAAAAGATGGGGTCCAAAGTTTACTTACCGATATGCGCAAAGAAATGGAAACATTGTTGGAACGAGGAAAAAAAGAAAGTGAACCTTTAGTTCCTCCTTATTCTGTGGGTCTCGATTTACAAATTGGTTAG
- the hpt gene encoding hypoxanthine phosphoribosyltransferase has translation MKPLYSEERIHQRVDELAREISRDFLSKDLVVIGILNGGFIFTADLCRSIAIPHEVDFMAASSYGDGTTSGNLKITKELKKSVQNKSVLLVEDIVDTGQTLEYLLEEVGKQNPKDLKVAALFWKKSKANPHIPVHYPGFIIEDEFLVGYGLDYKGRYRNLPYVAKLEGPDSTI, from the coding sequence ATGAAACCTTTATATTCAGAAGAAAGAATCCACCAACGTGTTGATGAGCTCGCAAGAGAGATATCTCGTGATTTTTTAAGCAAAGACCTAGTTGTCATTGGAATCTTAAACGGTGGTTTTATTTTTACTGCTGATCTTTGCCGCAGCATTGCGATTCCCCACGAGGTAGACTTTATGGCTGCCTCCTCTTACGGCGATGGAACTACTTCTGGAAATTTGAAAATCACCAAAGAGTTAAAAAAATCCGTTCAAAATAAATCCGTCCTTCTTGTAGAAGATATAGTTGATACAGGCCAAACCTTAGAATACCTTTTGGAAGAAGTAGGAAAACAAAATCCCAAAGACTTAAAAGTAGCGGCCCTCTTTTGGAAAAAATCCAAAGCCAATCCACACATTCCTGTCCACTATCCAGGTTTTATCATCGAAGATGAATTCCTTGTGGGTTACGGTTTGGATTACAAAGGCAGATACCGTAATCTTCCTTATGTGGCAAAACTAGAAGGACCTGATTCTACCATTTAG
- a CDS encoding response regulator transcription factor has product MDGREECAENHKAVESVKIAILEDHSVVTEGIISILKSNPFFSLAGEFRTAADLFHFLESNPIDLLVLDIDLPDRNGIDVLREIKEKHQPTKVIIFSLHGSRVYVEDALKAKADGYMLKSDPISKLPEVIELVMKGGSFVSEGVSKVQLPFSAFQMEILNLLVQGLSQNEVADRIQKSRKTVEYHLNQMRTKFSCKNNNELISKYEKEIQK; this is encoded by the coding sequence TTGGATGGAAGAGAAGAATGCGCTGAGAATCATAAGGCTGTGGAATCCGTTAAAATTGCCATCTTAGAAGATCATTCCGTTGTCACTGAAGGAATCATATCTATCCTAAAATCCAATCCTTTCTTTTCTCTTGCCGGAGAATTTCGAACTGCTGCCGATTTGTTTCACTTTTTAGAATCGAATCCCATTGATCTTTTAGTTTTGGACATCGATTTACCAGACCGCAATGGGATCGACGTATTACGTGAGATTAAAGAAAAACACCAACCTACAAAAGTCATTATCTTTTCTTTACATGGAAGTCGGGTTTACGTGGAGGATGCATTAAAAGCAAAAGCAGACGGATATATGTTAAAGTCTGATCCTATATCCAAACTTCCAGAAGTCATTGAACTTGTAATGAAAGGTGGATCTTTTGTTTCCGAAGGTGTAAGCAAAGTCCAACTTCCGTTCTCAGCTTTCCAAATGGAAATTTTAAACCTACTCGTACAAGGCCTATCTCAAAATGAAGTGGCAGACCGAATCCAGAAATCTAGAAAAACGGTGGAATACCACCTCAACCAGATGAGGACAAAGTTTTCTTGTAAAAACAATAACGAACTCATTTCCAAATACGAAAAAGAAATACAAAAATAG
- a CDS encoding SixA phosphatase family protein, producing the protein MKQIYLLRHAKSEWDEPYDSDLERTLSRRGKEQSKALREYLKESRFEFDQCLVSPAERTQKTYTALRKEILRFPKPELREGIYDADKEDLLFLIHGLSSSVRSVCLVGHNPGLEDLGSSLLFGETVTSKFQKFPTASFLGLSFSGDSWKDITWGSCQLAVYWIPGQIGKE; encoded by the coding sequence ATGAAACAAATCTATTTACTTCGGCATGCCAAATCAGAATGGGACGAACCTTATGATTCTGATTTGGAACGGACACTTTCTCGTCGAGGAAAGGAACAATCCAAGGCATTACGAGAATATTTAAAAGAAAGTCGTTTTGAATTCGACCAATGTTTGGTTTCACCAGCAGAACGAACCCAAAAGACTTACACGGCACTTCGCAAAGAAATCCTCCGTTTCCCAAAACCAGAATTACGAGAAGGCATTTATGACGCGGACAAAGAAGATCTCCTTTTTTTAATACACGGTTTGTCCTCCTCCGTACGTTCCGTCTGTTTAGTCGGACACAATCCTGGGTTAGAAGATTTAGGAAGCTCCCTTCTTTTCGGAGAAACGGTCACATCTAAATTTCAGAAATTTCCGACGGCCTCATTTCTCGGCTTGAGTTTTTCCGGAGATTCATGGAAAGATATAACTTGGGGCAGTTGCCAATTGGCAGTTTACTGGATCCCTGGGCAAATAGGCAAAGAATGA
- a CDS encoding OmpA family protein produces MVIQVKPKINPSSIAKTASFFHFPYQFFKKYPDLCFVKPTYRWILLCFVIFLTLEGSTPVPSGKTTFQWKWKENQVLELNEYHDVFFRVGAKTVEREDKNRVVMKPKKCSSDSCLVNAWFDTYIRYGKTSGPFWKDKEFTSDFTLFQNGRYEVPNEFIMPNLRSFPSFPDTPVSVSDVWKLPAEESFDFNSERIRVKVIPEYTFQGIFPWSDGNYKGNCEKITYTYPIFYTKPEGEKMVPNVPYKIFGFASGTVFFNAARGVPEFKEVKLSYTFIYPNGTVQEANFHIKGIYFLRNQVNTKDKEAIREDILDDLIVGNTGDPNGSRLGDLTKDTNKEKEPNEKNLGRITDTGEKPSPEKDSLLDKLPISVRTSDDGIVFSLDSILFDFNDSKLKPDAETAVAKIAEILKKYPDREIRVSGHTDNIGKKEYNRKLSEDRAKSVLHSLVDNHKMDEKHISFKGYADELPIVPNDSEENRHKNRRVEITLVLD; encoded by the coding sequence ATGGTAATTCAGGTAAAGCCAAAAATCAATCCTTCGTCAATCGCAAAAACCGCTAGTTTTTTCCATTTCCCCTATCAGTTTTTCAAAAAATACCCCGATCTTTGTTTTGTGAAACCTACTTACCGATGGATCCTACTTTGTTTTGTAATATTTCTAACCTTAGAAGGATCAACCCCTGTTCCTTCAGGAAAAACCACCTTTCAATGGAAATGGAAAGAAAACCAAGTTTTGGAGTTAAACGAATACCATGACGTTTTTTTTCGTGTAGGTGCAAAAACGGTAGAACGAGAAGATAAAAACCGAGTGGTGATGAAACCAAAAAAATGCTCATCTGATTCTTGTTTGGTGAATGCTTGGTTTGATACCTATATTCGTTATGGAAAAACTTCTGGACCTTTCTGGAAGGACAAAGAATTTACATCGGATTTTACTCTTTTCCAAAATGGTAGATATGAAGTTCCCAACGAATTTATAATGCCAAACCTCCGCAGTTTTCCCAGTTTTCCAGATACGCCAGTTTCTGTTTCCGATGTTTGGAAACTTCCTGCTGAAGAATCCTTTGATTTTAACTCTGAGCGCATTCGTGTTAAAGTGATTCCTGAATATACCTTCCAAGGCATTTTTCCTTGGTCAGATGGAAATTACAAAGGGAATTGTGAAAAGATAACTTATACCTACCCTATCTTTTATACAAAACCAGAAGGGGAGAAAATGGTTCCGAACGTACCTTACAAAATTTTCGGTTTTGCTTCGGGGACCGTTTTTTTTAATGCGGCTCGTGGTGTTCCTGAATTCAAAGAAGTAAAATTATCTTATACGTTTATTTATCCAAACGGTACTGTTCAGGAAGCAAATTTTCATATCAAAGGAATTTATTTTCTTCGTAACCAAGTAAATACAAAAGATAAAGAAGCTATTCGCGAAGATATCTTAGATGATTTAATCGTGGGTAATACCGGTGATCCGAATGGATCAAGGTTAGGTGATCTTACAAAAGATACTAACAAAGAAAAAGAACCGAATGAAAAAAACTTAGGAAGGATTACGGATACTGGCGAGAAACCTTCCCCAGAAAAAGATTCTCTTCTCGATAAACTTCCAATTTCCGTTCGTACTTCCGATGATGGTATTGTATTCTCTTTGGATTCTATTCTTTTTGATTTTAATGATAGCAAATTAAAACCTGATGCAGAAACCGCAGTCGCAAAAATTGCGGAAATTTTAAAAAAATATCCAGACAGAGAAATTAGAGTATCGGGTCATACAGACAATATCGGTAAAAAAGAATACAACAGAAAACTCTCAGAAGATAGAGCTAAGTCCGTCTTGCATTCGCTAGTTGACAATCATAAAATGGATGAAAAACATATTTCCTTTAAAGGTTATGCTGACGAACTACCGATTGTCCCCAATGACAGTGAAGAAAACCGTCATAAAAACCGCAGGGTAGAAATTACTTTAGTTTTGGACTAA